The following are encoded together in the Capsulimonas corticalis genome:
- the dnaN gene encoding DNA polymerase III subunit beta: protein MAATDTGTFLKASSARRELFDGIQTVGKAVATRSSLPILTHVRITAKDGKVSLMATDLEMWMEHTLPHAVVTGEGAATAPARNFTELLGAMPDSDVTFTVEDETNTLHLRCNKANYKLLGLAADEFPLMPQVKEESRFVIDRTLLRDAIKQTLFATSSDETRAILTGVLVIFQGDSLKLVATDTHRLAVRDCAVQEGRGSASAIVPARAMSELQRIVGNEEGEVTVTLSSNQIQFQIENEKSGSTTLISRLIDGQFPNFERVIPTQATKTLTIQREPLVAAVRRAAIVARESANRIVLRTTEDGDRLTITAESGNIGNAYEEVDMAREGEDGPVEIAFNAKYLSDVLNVLDTEGLNIELTEPLRPGVIRPTEDADYLCVLMPMQVV, encoded by the coding sequence ATGGCGGCAACGGACACGGGGACATTTTTGAAGGCGAGCAGCGCGCGGCGTGAGCTGTTCGACGGGATTCAGACGGTGGGCAAGGCGGTGGCGACGCGGTCGTCGCTGCCGATTTTGACGCATGTGCGCATCACGGCCAAGGACGGCAAGGTATCGCTGATGGCGACCGACCTGGAGATGTGGATGGAGCACACCCTGCCCCACGCCGTCGTCACCGGCGAGGGCGCAGCCACAGCCCCGGCGCGCAACTTCACGGAACTGCTCGGCGCGATGCCCGACTCCGATGTCACCTTCACCGTGGAAGATGAAACGAATACCCTGCATCTGCGCTGCAACAAGGCGAACTACAAGCTGCTGGGCTTGGCCGCCGACGAGTTCCCGCTGATGCCGCAGGTCAAAGAAGAGTCCCGCTTCGTGATCGACCGCACCCTGCTGCGCGACGCCATTAAGCAGACCCTCTTCGCGACCTCCTCCGATGAAACCCGCGCGATCCTCACAGGCGTCCTGGTCATCTTCCAGGGCGATTCGCTCAAGCTCGTCGCCACCGACACGCATCGTCTCGCCGTCCGCGACTGCGCCGTGCAGGAAGGCCGCGGCAGCGCCAGCGCCATCGTGCCCGCGCGGGCCATGAGCGAACTCCAGCGCATCGTCGGCAACGAAGAAGGCGAAGTGACCGTCACGCTGTCGTCCAACCAGATCCAGTTCCAGATCGAGAACGAAAAGAGCGGCTCCACCACCCTGATCTCCCGCCTGATCGACGGCCAGTTCCCCAACTTTGAACGTGTCATTCCGACTCAGGCCACCAAAACCCTCACCATCCAGCGCGAACCCCTCGTCGCCGCCGTCCGCCGCGCCGCCATCGTCGCCCGCGAATCCGCCAACCGCATCGTCCTACGCACCACCGAAGACGGCGACCGCCTGACCATCACCGCCGAAAGCGGCAACATCGGCAACGCCTACGAAGAAGTGGACATGGCCCGCGAAGGCGAAGACGGCCCCGTCGAGATCGCGTTCAACGCCAAATACCTCAGCGATGTGCTGAACGTGCTGGACACCGAAGGATTGAACATCGAACTGACCGAGCCGCTGCGGCCGGGCGTGATCCGGCCGACGGAGGACGCGGACTACCTCTGCGTGCTGATGCCGATGCAGGTGGTGTAG
- a CDS encoding EVE domain-containing protein, with amino-acid sequence MANYWLVKSEPSCFSIDELAQVESTHWDGVRNYQARNFMRDGMKLGDKVLYYHSNCDPPGVVGVAEVSREAYPDFTAWDPTNDHFDPKSTPDNPIWMMMDIKFVAKFPREVSLPELKQAEGLEGLVVIQKGSRLSVQPVSEAHFALICQMGGL; translated from the coding sequence ATGGCAAATTATTGGCTTGTGAAAAGCGAACCTTCCTGTTTCTCCATCGATGAGCTGGCCCAGGTGGAATCCACCCATTGGGACGGCGTGCGCAACTATCAAGCGCGTAACTTCATGCGCGACGGCATGAAGCTGGGCGACAAAGTCCTTTACTACCACTCCAACTGCGATCCGCCCGGCGTGGTCGGCGTCGCCGAAGTCAGCCGCGAGGCGTACCCGGACTTCACCGCCTGGGACCCGACCAACGATCATTTCGACCCCAAATCTACCCCCGACAACCCGATCTGGATGATGATGGACATCAAGTTCGTCGCCAAATTCCCGCGCGAAGTCTCGCTCCCCGAACTCAAACAGGCCGAGGGCCTGGAGGGATTGGTCGTGATCCAGAAAGGGTCGCGGCTGTCCGTACAGCCCGTCAGCGAAGCGCACTTTGCGTTGATCTGCCAAATGGGCGGGCTATAG
- a CDS encoding anti-sigma factor family protein: MNDEEIAELIGLSLDEQLPEALRRTVDEYLAQHPDAARDTATLRDTVAKLRAAHTERPDPWFVERALKGLLRDNNSATGPGGYLAMGE, translated from the coding sequence ATGAACGACGAAGAGATTGCCGAGCTGATCGGCCTGTCCCTTGACGAACAGCTTCCCGAGGCGCTCCGGCGCACGGTCGACGAATATTTGGCGCAGCACCCCGACGCCGCGCGGGACACAGCCACCCTGCGCGACACCGTCGCCAAACTGCGCGCCGCCCACACCGAACGGCCCGACCCCTGGTTCGTCGAGCGCGCCCTCAAAGGCCTGCTCCGCGACAACAACTCGGCCACCGGGCCGGGGGGATATCTGGCAATGGGGGAATAG
- a CDS encoding AraC family transcriptional regulator yields the protein MKRTVKTLKSVGSAARIMLRRPITLPQVIFNRSTIIIVRRGAMELARGGQRCSACDNQVIVAPAGMAFDITYRPNDDAQFVAHWLIPYPAEDQNDAPPEEMATSQWLPHPIDVGPAQLRLSLACVIKAIEEPNVLPDVIAIHHMREVMLWIDRNGGYICAAPVCSDSSRIWNFLAADPMRDWCSSEIADRIGMSLSCLRVRLFEEGTSFVRLLHEVRMGHALSEIVATNRPIYKIAREIGYQCAAQFTARFYERYGLRPGDARGHDRSVRSESAPPRRVIAPVLVLSGTHLAGDNEQDRALTAMQMQRVVTGSI from the coding sequence ATGAAACGCACTGTCAAGACTTTAAAGTCCGTTGGATCGGCCGCCCGCATTATGCTGCGGCGCCCTATTACGCTGCCGCAGGTTATCTTTAATCGCTCCACGATCATCATTGTTCGGCGCGGTGCGATGGAACTTGCCCGTGGCGGCCAGCGCTGCAGCGCCTGCGATAATCAGGTAATCGTGGCGCCCGCCGGCATGGCTTTCGACATTACCTACCGGCCAAACGATGATGCGCAATTTGTTGCGCATTGGCTGATTCCTTATCCGGCGGAAGACCAGAACGATGCGCCGCCCGAGGAGATGGCGACGTCGCAATGGCTGCCCCACCCGATCGATGTGGGTCCCGCTCAGTTACGGCTATCGCTCGCCTGTGTAATCAAGGCCATTGAGGAGCCGAATGTATTGCCAGACGTGATTGCGATCCATCACATGCGGGAAGTCATGCTCTGGATCGACCGGAATGGCGGATACATCTGCGCCGCGCCTGTCTGTTCAGATTCGTCCCGCATTTGGAATTTTCTCGCCGCCGATCCCATGCGAGATTGGTGTTCCTCCGAGATCGCGGATCGAATCGGGATGTCGCTCTCCTGCCTGCGGGTCCGGCTCTTTGAGGAAGGAACATCATTCGTGCGGCTGCTTCATGAGGTTCGAATGGGCCATGCGCTCTCGGAGATTGTCGCCACGAACCGGCCGATCTACAAAATTGCCAGAGAGATCGGTTATCAATGCGCAGCCCAATTTACCGCCCGTTTTTATGAGCGCTATGGCCTGCGCCCCGGAGATGCGCGAGGGCATGACCGTTCGGTTCGGTCAGAGTCCGCTCCTCCGCGACGAGTTATCGCGCCTGTCCTCGTCCTCAGTGGGACGCATTTGGCCGGAGACAATGAGCAAGATCGGGCGCTAACAGCAATGCAAATGCAGCGCGTTGTGACCGGCAGTATTTGA
- a CDS encoding efflux RND transporter permease subunit produces MSIAQVSVTRPVAVTMRIAALVLLGAVCLTKLPVDLLPNVSIPTVSVVTQWPNVSPEEVETELTRPIEEAVSATPNVSTVTSSSTLGSSTVRIQFGWGTDVGQAAIDVLQVVERARQNLPNDPTLQAPTVFKFDPSQLPILVYGVSGIDDPVKLRTLLDNEVSPLVEAANGVASAVTTGGNTRAILVNADPDRLRAYGLGIDDISKRIIQENLNLPAGIAKQSNTELTIRSLGWFDSPAQIAQVPLTSTNGRIVTVGDVATVTDAAQEQRLYTRLNGQLAAGIIISKQSGSNTVDTAKAVADKVAEVEKRYPQLKFSKVYDQSQFIDNAITDLKANAILGGVLAVVILLFFLRNVRSTLVVALSIPISITSTFSLLYMCGFSLNTMSLGGLALATGLIADDAVVVLENIYRHFERDRVRPADAAIAGTNEIMSAVFASTITVIVVFLPLLLIKGQTGQMFTQFALVVIFSISISLLDAVTVVPMLASRLMKDTDHDPAHKSHSLMQRTFDKFGEWFDSLDHTYRRGLTWTLRHRPLVIVSVLAVTGLSFLLLPQIGTEIMPQTDSGDMQINVKLQPGTSLATTDKLMQNVANVVQQNPNVETVFAASGSGLSLRGTSAALNGNQGALMIRLKDNRKKKTADVVNEMHAQFAKFPGARVSVNQVDVVSRILSGGNNNVEVDVFGSEIPQLASIGQDVVAKLRAIPGLSGVDVNWQEASPEMQWKIDRDKAIQQGVTFQDVATTLGAATNGQVSSYYQEKGYQYPIVVQVPEEKRRTEQQLNTLPISPTLAGVAPHTIMLQQVAHPVYAQGPGEITRQDRQRYIAITGTPQGRSSGELQKDITKALAGYQMPQGYYWDWGYNQKQQAQEFSGMGVAVALAIALIYMLLAAQFESFVHPLTILCSVPVASVGVLLALFLTGRSFGLTALIGVLMLVGIVVKNGILLVEYTNVLRARGYKRDEAVLEAGPTRLRPILMTTSATVLGMMPIALELGKGSETNGPMATAVIGGLLTSTFLTLFVVPTVYTLFDDLGRRFRKNDQDLAAPVLVEPTPAAVGDGALAAEASER; encoded by the coding sequence ATGAGTATCGCCCAAGTATCCGTCACACGCCCCGTCGCGGTCACCATGCGCATCGCCGCGCTGGTGCTGCTGGGCGCGGTCTGTCTGACCAAGCTGCCGGTCGACCTGCTGCCGAACGTCTCCATCCCCACGGTGTCCGTCGTGACGCAGTGGCCGAACGTCTCGCCCGAGGAGGTCGAGACGGAGCTAACGCGTCCGATCGAGGAGGCCGTGTCGGCGACGCCCAACGTCTCCACCGTCACGTCGTCCAGCACGCTCGGCAGCTCGACGGTGCGCATCCAATTCGGCTGGGGCACCGACGTTGGGCAGGCCGCCATCGACGTTTTGCAGGTCGTCGAGCGCGCCCGCCAGAACCTCCCGAACGACCCGACCCTTCAGGCTCCCACGGTCTTCAAGTTCGACCCATCCCAGCTTCCCATTCTGGTGTACGGCGTGAGCGGCATCGACGATCCCGTCAAACTGCGCACGCTGCTGGACAACGAGGTTTCGCCGCTCGTGGAGGCGGCGAACGGGGTGGCTTCCGCCGTCACGACCGGCGGCAACACGCGCGCCATTCTGGTGAACGCCGACCCGGACCGCCTGCGCGCCTATGGCCTGGGCATCGACGACATCAGCAAGCGGATCATCCAGGAGAACCTGAACCTGCCGGCGGGCATCGCCAAGCAGAGCAATACCGAGCTGACGATCCGCAGCCTGGGATGGTTCGACAGCCCCGCGCAGATCGCCCAGGTGCCGCTCACTTCAACCAATGGGCGTATCGTGACGGTTGGGGATGTCGCAACCGTGACCGACGCCGCGCAGGAGCAGCGGCTCTACACGCGCCTCAACGGACAGCTCGCCGCCGGCATTATCATCAGCAAGCAAAGCGGCTCGAATACGGTGGACACGGCTAAAGCGGTGGCCGACAAAGTCGCCGAGGTCGAAAAGCGCTATCCGCAGCTGAAGTTCAGCAAGGTCTACGATCAATCGCAGTTTATCGACAACGCCATCACGGACTTGAAGGCGAACGCCATTCTGGGCGGCGTGCTGGCGGTCGTGATCCTGCTGTTCTTCCTGCGCAACGTGCGCAGCACGCTCGTGGTGGCGCTCTCCATTCCAATCTCGATCACGTCCACGTTCTCGCTGCTCTACATGTGCGGCTTCTCGCTGAACACGATGTCGCTCGGCGGCCTGGCGCTCGCGACGGGCTTGATCGCCGACGACGCCGTCGTCGTGCTGGAAAACATCTACCGCCACTTTGAACGCGACCGGGTCAGGCCCGCCGACGCGGCGATCGCCGGAACGAACGAGATCATGTCGGCGGTCTTCGCCTCGACGATCACGGTCATCGTCGTCTTCCTGCCGCTGCTGCTGATCAAGGGGCAGACCGGCCAGATGTTCACGCAGTTCGCGCTCGTGGTCATCTTCTCGATCTCGATCTCGCTGCTGGACGCCGTGACGGTCGTGCCGATGCTCGCCTCGCGCCTGATGAAGGATACCGACCACGATCCCGCTCATAAATCGCACAGTCTGATGCAGCGAACCTTTGACAAGTTCGGCGAGTGGTTCGATTCCCTGGATCACACCTATCGACGCGGACTGACATGGACCCTGCGCCACCGGCCTCTGGTCATTGTCAGCGTACTGGCGGTGACGGGCCTGAGCTTCCTCCTGCTGCCGCAGATCGGCACGGAGATCATGCCGCAGACGGACAGCGGCGACATGCAGATCAATGTCAAGCTGCAGCCCGGAACGTCGCTTGCCACCACGGACAAATTGATGCAGAATGTCGCCAACGTCGTCCAGCAGAACCCAAACGTGGAGACGGTCTTCGCCGCGTCGGGATCGGGCCTGAGCCTGCGGGGCACGAGCGCCGCTCTGAACGGCAATCAGGGCGCTTTGATGATCCGTCTTAAGGACAACCGCAAGAAAAAAACCGCGGACGTTGTCAATGAGATGCACGCGCAGTTCGCGAAGTTCCCCGGCGCGCGCGTCAGCGTCAATCAGGTCGATGTCGTCTCGCGGATCCTCTCCGGCGGCAACAACAACGTGGAGGTGGACGTTTTCGGCAGTGAGATCCCCCAATTGGCGAGTATCGGACAGGACGTCGTGGCGAAGCTTCGGGCGATCCCGGGACTGAGTGGCGTGGATGTCAACTGGCAGGAAGCGTCGCCGGAGATGCAGTGGAAGATCGACCGGGACAAGGCGATCCAGCAGGGCGTGACGTTCCAGGATGTGGCGACGACGCTGGGCGCCGCGACGAACGGCCAGGTCTCCAGCTACTATCAAGAGAAGGGGTACCAGTACCCGATCGTCGTCCAAGTTCCGGAAGAAAAGCGGCGCACCGAGCAGCAGCTCAACACACTGCCGATCAGTCCGACGCTGGCCGGAGTCGCGCCGCACACGATCATGCTCCAGCAGGTCGCGCACCCGGTGTACGCCCAGGGGCCCGGCGAGATCACGCGTCAGGACCGCCAGCGTTACATCGCGATCACCGGCACGCCGCAGGGCCGGTCGTCGGGCGAACTCCAGAAGGATATCACCAAGGCGCTCGCGGGTTATCAGATGCCGCAGGGCTACTACTGGGATTGGGGTTACAATCAGAAGCAGCAGGCGCAGGAGTTCAGCGGAATGGGCGTGGCGGTCGCGCTCGCGATCGCGCTGATTTACATGCTGCTCGCCGCGCAGTTCGAATCGTTCGTCCATCCGCTGACGATCCTCTGCTCGGTCCCGGTCGCTTCCGTCGGCGTCCTGCTGGCGCTGTTCCTGACGGGACGCTCGTTTGGACTGACGGCGCTGATCGGCGTCTTAATGCTTGTCGGCATCGTAGTCAAAAACGGCATTCTTTTGGTAGAATACACCAATGTCCTGCGCGCCCGAGGGTACAAACGCGACGAAGCCGTGCTGGAAGCCGGCCCCACCCGACTGCGCCCGATCCTGATGACGACCAGCGCCACGGTGCTGGGAATGATGCCGATCGCGCTGGAGCTTGGCAAGGGATCGGAGACCAACGGTCCGATGGCGACCGCCGTCATCGGCGGCCTGCTGACTTCGACATTCCTGACTCTGTTCGTGGTGCCGACTGTTTATACGCTGTTCGACGACCTTGGCCGGCGCTTCCGCAAAAACGACCAGGATCTGGCGGCTCCGGTGCTGGTCGAACCCACTCCCGCCGCCGTCGGCGACGGCGCGCTGGCGGCGGAAGCGTCAGAAAGATAG
- a CDS encoding AAA family ATPase: MLNSLLLRNFTVFPTADLFFGENLNVFVGENGVGKTHILKAAYSVIAVSNELRTRGHSNTPTKAQLQGRLADKLVGVFRAEALGRLASRRLGRERCDIRLQFDEDKYDIAFSFATNSKSEVAIETVPTSWIEASAAYFPTRELMTIFPNFVSVYEGRYLEFEETWRDTCILLGAPPRRGPREGKIRDLLNPLEEAMGGSVDLDKNGRFYLRPNGSQSRIEMPLVAEGHRKLAMLCQLIAVGAFNSGGYLFWDEPEANLNPRLIRAIAKSIVELSTRGIQVFITTHSLFLLRELDILHATNYGRKLQIEFFGLNRTNDGVSVLQSDSLDEIGDIAALDEELQQSDRYLEQIS; this comes from the coding sequence GTGCTTAATAGCCTCTTGCTAAGAAATTTCACCGTATTTCCAACGGCAGATCTCTTCTTTGGGGAAAATCTAAATGTATTTGTTGGAGAAAATGGTGTCGGAAAAACGCATATTCTTAAAGCGGCCTACAGCGTCATCGCAGTTAGCAATGAACTACGGACAAGGGGCCATTCTAACACGCCCACGAAAGCACAACTACAAGGGCGCCTAGCTGACAAGCTAGTGGGAGTATTTCGTGCAGAAGCGCTTGGCAGGCTTGCAAGCAGACGTCTTGGAAGAGAACGATGTGATATCCGCCTTCAGTTTGACGAAGATAAATATGATATTGCTTTCAGTTTTGCGACAAATAGTAAATCTGAGGTAGCTATTGAAACAGTTCCCACAAGCTGGATAGAAGCTTCGGCTGCATATTTTCCAACACGTGAGCTAATGACTATATTCCCGAATTTTGTCTCAGTATATGAAGGGCGTTACCTAGAATTTGAAGAAACGTGGCGCGACACTTGTATCCTCTTAGGGGCGCCCCCACGTCGAGGGCCAAGAGAGGGCAAAATTCGTGATTTACTTAACCCTTTGGAAGAGGCAATGGGAGGCTCTGTAGATCTCGACAAGAATGGCCGATTTTATCTTCGTCCTAATGGAAGTCAATCACGCATTGAAATGCCACTTGTTGCCGAAGGGCATCGCAAGCTCGCTATGCTCTGTCAGTTAATTGCTGTAGGTGCATTCAATAGTGGTGGATATTTATTCTGGGACGAGCCGGAAGCTAATCTTAATCCACGACTTATCCGAGCAATCGCTAAGAGCATTGTCGAATTGAGCACAAGGGGCATACAGGTCTTTATTACAACTCACAGCCTGTTCCTATTACGAGAATTGGATATATTACATGCAACTAACTACGGGCGAAAGCTGCAAATAGAGTTCTTTGGGTTAAATAGAACGAATGATGGCGTCTCAGTACTTCAATCAGATTCTTTGGATGAAATCGGCGACATTGCAGCATTAGATGAAGAGCTGCAACAATCAGACCGATATCTGGAGCAAATATCTTAA
- a CDS encoding DUF1559 domain-containing protein, whose amino-acid sequence MKKNSSKLGFTLIELLVVIAIIAILAAILFPVFAQAREKARQISCTSNMRQIGLAVLQYVQDSDELYPIVNFGPYDWTQAVQPYIKNGNPPVGSWSGTTNTGVFSCPSFPAEASGKIEYAQYRPIEDVMANNPTPNAVSEINAPSSKIMLFEGKNNGNCWGGPASLSATGQQWFWASGGQNPIGAHTDYVDMDIADNKQTALGAGCWQWSRGWSPAYRHQKLGNFLFTDGHVKAIHPGGLNYAVNIGNFPSRSDGNSAY is encoded by the coding sequence ATGAAGAAAAATTCATCAAAACTTGGTTTTACCCTCATCGAACTTCTCGTTGTTATAGCCATCATAGCTATTCTTGCCGCAATCCTGTTCCCCGTGTTCGCTCAAGCTCGTGAGAAGGCCCGGCAGATCAGCTGCACCAGCAACATGCGCCAGATCGGTCTCGCCGTCCTGCAGTACGTTCAGGACAGCGATGAGCTTTACCCTATTGTAAATTTTGGTCCCTATGACTGGACACAGGCCGTTCAGCCCTACATCAAAAATGGTAATCCCCCTGTCGGCTCTTGGAGCGGAACGACCAATACTGGAGTATTCAGCTGCCCATCCTTCCCAGCTGAGGCGAGCGGCAAGATCGAATACGCGCAGTATCGTCCCATTGAGGACGTGATGGCGAACAACCCTACCCCCAATGCTGTGAGTGAGATCAATGCACCGTCTTCGAAAATCATGCTCTTCGAGGGTAAGAACAACGGAAACTGCTGGGGTGGCCCCGCTTCCCTCAGCGCGACAGGCCAACAGTGGTTTTGGGCGAGCGGGGGGCAGAACCCAATAGGCGCGCATACGGACTATGTCGATATGGACATAGCGGACAATAAGCAAACGGCGTTGGGAGCAGGCTGCTGGCAGTGGTCGAGAGGTTGGTCGCCCGCCTATCGGCATCAGAAACTCGGCAACTTCCTCTTCACTGACGGCCACGTCAAAGCGATTCACCCTGGTGGACTGAACTACGCCGTCAACATTGGTAACTTCCCTTCCAGAAGTGATGGTAACTCAGCATATTAA
- a CDS encoding RNA polymerase sigma factor, with protein MAEWEDDERLAKAYVAEGDPRALETLYRRHVDATYGFAQRFLTSREDAEEATSECWLRAFRALRDGQFRGDASFKTWLFAVMRYVCLERLRQPRLPTLSLSALTETDRGDYSLFGSSSPEPSALDDALASLTDDHRLVLTLCDLQGFTAAEAAEILGRSAAATKSLHLRARRALRDVLEKDRSQ; from the coding sequence ATGGCAGAATGGGAGGACGACGAGCGGTTAGCCAAGGCTTACGTAGCCGAGGGCGATCCCCGGGCGCTGGAGACGCTGTATCGGCGGCATGTCGATGCGACGTACGGTTTCGCTCAGCGCTTCCTCACGTCTCGGGAAGACGCCGAGGAGGCGACGTCCGAGTGCTGGCTGCGCGCGTTCCGCGCTTTGCGCGATGGACAGTTTCGCGGCGACGCCAGCTTCAAGACCTGGCTGTTCGCGGTGATGCGCTATGTCTGCCTGGAGCGTCTGCGCCAGCCGCGCCTCCCCACCCTTTCGCTCAGCGCGCTCACGGAGACCGACCGGGGCGACTATTCGCTCTTTGGATCGTCGTCCCCCGAACCGTCGGCGCTCGACGATGCGCTGGCGTCGCTGACCGACGACCACCGTCTTGTCCTCACGCTCTGCGACTTGCAGGGCTTTACCGCGGCGGAAGCCGCCGAGATCCTGGGCCGCAGCGCGGCCGCAACCAAATCACTCCACCTGCGGGCGCGACGCGCCTTGCGGGACGTCCTGGAAAAAGATCGGAGCCAATGA
- a CDS encoding MarR family winged helix-turn-helix transcriptional regulator, giving the protein MSAPLNPSHDPLSDQARQLEDLLPRLNRRLFEIPPGDPTGDLPLAQLRVCAFLLSGPSGMTALAEELEISVSAATQLADRLERAGLIQRISDPIDRRIRHISLTEHGVEVMETRRRRRVSRVREALAQLDLPDRAAALSALTTLLDATRRLPTAKALHEDSENGGKRV; this is encoded by the coding sequence ATGAGCGCCCCACTCAACCCATCCCATGATCCGCTGTCGGATCAGGCGCGACAGCTGGAAGACCTGCTGCCGCGCCTGAACCGCCGCCTTTTCGAGATTCCGCCGGGCGACCCGACGGGCGACCTTCCCCTCGCCCAGCTCCGTGTCTGCGCCTTCCTCTTGAGCGGCCCGTCCGGGATGACGGCGCTGGCCGAGGAGCTGGAGATCTCGGTCAGCGCCGCCACGCAGCTCGCGGACCGGCTGGAGCGCGCCGGCCTGATCCAGCGCATTTCCGACCCCATCGACCGCCGTATCCGGCACATCTCCCTGACGGAGCACGGCGTCGAGGTGATGGAGACGCGCCGCCGCCGCCGGGTAAGCCGCGTGCGCGAGGCGCTCGCGCAGCTCGACCTCCCCGACCGCGCCGCCGCGCTGAGCGCGCTCACCACGCTTCTCGACGCCACGCGCCGTCTGCCCACGGCGAAGGCGCTTCATGAAGATTCCGAGAATGGCGGCAAGCGAGTATAA
- a CDS encoding substrate-binding domain-containing protein — MMTIACPNCGRRDKQVKAGIAGDAQRYKCVSCGRRYALNVRPRKYPKEIQDRALELHVSGKSNREIARELSVSAQTVGNWILNAPPADTTTPASPPTEPVVKSRVTIADVALHAGVSTSTISNYLNDKGRMGQKTRLRIEDAMKELYFTPSALVRSLRDRRTHTLGLVTYGIYDLEHNVEKSIIAPMLGAINRAADSAGYDVLLYTGWPHRSRSHTGSDFLNGQIDGLLWMSPHPYHPQIRFAASAGLPVIAIMSKRVPNGVGYVVSDNAGGIHETINYLVGRGHTRIAFLGAKGLSDFIDRAAGYREGLAAAGIAYDPEMEVGDLKWEQWSPEGVAAVIQRWLRMKERPTAIVAADDLLAEYAITWIRGYGLRVPEDIAITGFNGLPNTETLCGGITTVQQPFSEIGKIAVERLTAMISGAPVSECRITVPVSVMIRASTERQTEHP; from the coding sequence ATGATGACGATCGCGTGTCCGAATTGCGGTCGCCGCGACAAGCAGGTAAAAGCGGGTATCGCAGGCGATGCCCAGCGATATAAGTGTGTCTCGTGCGGCCGTCGATACGCGCTGAATGTCCGTCCCCGAAAGTATCCGAAGGAAATCCAGGATCGGGCGCTGGAGCTTCATGTCAGCGGTAAGTCGAACCGGGAAATTGCCCGCGAGTTGTCGGTGAGCGCTCAGACCGTTGGGAACTGGATCCTCAATGCTCCGCCGGCGGACACGACCACGCCGGCGTCGCCTCCAACAGAGCCCGTGGTCAAATCGCGGGTCACCATCGCGGACGTCGCCCTGCATGCAGGCGTCTCGACCTCGACGATATCCAACTATCTTAATGATAAGGGCCGAATGGGTCAGAAAACGCGACTTCGTATCGAAGACGCAATGAAGGAACTATACTTCACGCCCAGTGCGCTTGTCCGATCGCTTCGAGATCGACGCACACACACGCTTGGATTAGTGACTTATGGGATTTATGACCTGGAACACAATGTCGAGAAATCCATCATTGCTCCCATGCTTGGAGCAATCAACCGGGCGGCGGACAGTGCGGGATATGACGTTCTTCTTTACACGGGCTGGCCGCACCGCTCACGCAGCCATACCGGCTCCGATTTCCTCAACGGCCAGATCGACGGCCTATTGTGGATGTCGCCACATCCCTATCATCCTCAGATTCGATTTGCTGCGTCCGCTGGTTTGCCGGTAATCGCGATCATGTCGAAACGAGTGCCAAACGGCGTCGGCTATGTGGTGTCCGACAATGCCGGAGGCATCCACGAAACCATCAATTACTTGGTGGGGCGCGGGCACACGCGAATCGCCTTCCTGGGAGCAAAGGGCTTATCGGACTTTATCGACCGCGCCGCCGGCTATCGCGAGGGTCTAGCGGCTGCGGGGATCGCCTATGACCCGGAAATGGAGGTAGGCGATCTTAAGTGGGAGCAATGGTCACCAGAGGGCGTCGCCGCTGTGATACAGCGATGGCTTCGGATGAAAGAACGTCCAACAGCGATTGTGGCAGCCGACGATCTCCTTGCCGAATACGCGATCACCTGGATCCGTGGATACGGCTTGAGAGTGCCGGAGGACATTGCTATCACCGGTTTCAACGGCCTGCCAAACACCGAGACGCTCTGCGGGGGAATAACAACGGTCCAGCAGCCGTTTAGCGAAATCGGCAAGATCGCCGTAGAGCGCCTTACGGCCATGATCTCCGGAGCGCCAGTGTCTGAATGCCGAATCACGGTTCCCGTCAGCGTTATGATTCGCGCATCAACGGAACGGCAGACCGAACATCCATAG